The following coding sequences lie in one Oncorhynchus masou masou isolate Uvic2021 chromosome 20, UVic_Omas_1.1, whole genome shotgun sequence genomic window:
- the LOC135506950 gene encoding oocyte zinc finger protein XlCOF7.1-like — protein MEVLANAAVAEICKLVDDDYAVFRLEITQSQKENRVLRRKLLELKVARERAEKTMRERVFASRPSIKILDRYRGIARGEGHLTGGHRSFVKPAGHNTLRDDQPITVDEGSGTSTQHIIVIESAGPGVKQETSEGEENPLYSRDLQTGAVGVPPVATDKPTTTPAQPKTQCSITEVSGTLNAILKTETDTETSTVTQRLLHTGSDQMSDPERMGLGRLGCPPAPASAYVLYGNPSPRTVHSHPDSGDASETGNDPSCSYISEMDPSNMPMGLEAQTDLSRRDWNRCSRSVYSEGCLYEAGEGMAIDDVTVKVEGDIPPTWNADSHLGDGHSQGRDFLDYRESLETNPNVAAHYPLHTLKDRDPLSTSMGPSDSHGSILFNQVLNSNDRTRAQAQKGEATSGNCKDKRFPCMFCNKGFSCPQKVEIHQRVHTGERPYSCAQCHMRFTQAGNLKRHQRVHTGEKPYSCTQCHMCFAQAGHLKMHLKVHTGERPFTCTHCGKRFSERSYLRIHQQKKHSTLIT, from the exons atggaggtactagcgaatgcagccgtggcagagatctgtaaactcgtagacgacgactatgcagtgtttcgtttggaaataactcaaagccagaaagaaaacagggTATTGCGGAGGAAACTACTGGAACTGAAGGTGGCACGGGAGCGCGCAGAAAAGACAATGCGAGAGCGCGTCTTCGCCAGTCGCCCAAGTATTAAGATCCTCGACCGATACAGAGGAATAGCAAGAG GTGAAGGACATCTCACTGGAGGCCACAGGAGCTttgtgaagccagcaggacacaATACATTGAGAGATGACCAACCAATCACTGTTGATGAggggagtggaacctcaacccagcacATTATTGTGATAGAG TCTGCAGGTCCTGGGGTCAAGCAGGAGACatctgaaggagaggagaaccCACTGTACAGCAGAGACCTCCAAACTGGAGCAGTGGGAGTGCCTCCTGTAGCCACGGACAAACCCACTACCACCCCAGCGCAGCCCAAGACCCAATGCAGCATCACGGAGGTCAGTGGAACGCTGAACGCCATCctcaagacagagacagacacagagacttcAACTGTAACACAAAGGCTTTTACACACAGGATCTGACCAAATGTCAGACCCAGAGAGAATGGGGCTGGGAAGACTGGGCTGTCCTCCTGCTCCCGCCTCAGCGTACGTACTTTATGGAAACCCGAGCCCGAGGACGGTTCATTCCCATCCGGACTCAGGTGACGCGTCAGAGACTGGTAATGATCCTTCTTGTTCTTATATTTCAGAGATGGACCCTAGCAACATGCCCATGGGTTTAGAGGCACAGACTGATCTGTCTAGACGGGACTGGAACCGGTGCAGTAGAAGTGTATATTCTGAAGGGTGCCTATATGAGGCAGGGGAGGGTATGGCCATAGATGACGTGACTGTGAAAGTGGAGGGTGACATTCCTCCCACATGGAATGCAGATAGTCACCTAGGAGATGGACACTCACAGGGCAGAGATTTCTTAGATTACAGGGAAAGCTTGGAGACCAATCCAAATGTCGCTGCCCACTACCCTTTACACACGCTCAAGGATCGCGACCCATTGTCCACGTCAATGGGGCCTTCCGATTCACATGGCAGCATCCTTTTCAatcaggtattgaactcaaaCGACAGGACTAGAGCCCAGGCTCAGAAAGGGGAAGCTACATCAGGCAATTGTAAAGATAAACGATTCCCctgcatgttctgtaacaaaggcttcagctgcccccagaaggtggagatccaccagagggtccacacaggggagagaccCTACAGCTGTGCCCAGTGTCACATGCGCTTCACCCAGGCTGGCAACCTGAAAAgacaccagagggtccacactgGGGAGAAACCATACAGCTGTACCCAGTGCCACATGTGCTTCGCCCAGGCTGGTCACctgaagatgcacctgaaggtccacacggGAGAGAGGCCGTTCACTTGTACGCACTGTgggaagaggttctcagagaggagctacctcagaatacaccagcagaaaaaacACTCCACTCTGATAACATAG
- the LOC135506957 gene encoding zinc finger protein 69 homolog, which yields MANCMVFHTQIASIMEVLANAAVADICKLVDDDYAVFRLEITQSQKENRALRRKLQLLELKVSRERAEKTMRERVIASRPSSVKILDRYRGMARGEGHLTGGHRSFVKPAGHNTWKDDQPITVDEGNGTSTQHIIVMESADTEAAGLGVKQERSERKEDLQHSINIQTGTAGAPPIATEDSTTAPAQPRAGSEYLPVFHQIQRTVNSRGDGDALVTGVDDPSCSYSTEMDPGKMPLALETQTDLSKGEWNRYSSSIYSEGCLDKKGECLVVDEVIVKVEGDASLTWNPDRHLGDGHSQGRDFLDYRESLETNPNVATHSPVHILRDCDPVSTSMGPSDSHTHVLFNQVLNANDLARAQAQGGGATSGNSKEKRFLCMFCNKGFSCPQKVEIHQRVHTGEKPFSCTQCHMRFAEAGSLKRHQRVHTGEKPYSCPQCEKRFSHQHHLKRHLKVHTE from the exons atggctaactgtatggtttttcacactcaaatagcctccatcatggaggtgctagcaaatgcagctgtGGCAGACatctgtaaactcgtagacgacgactatgcagtgtttcgtttggaaataactcaaagccagaaagaaaacagggcATTGCGGAGGAAACTACAGCTACTGGAACTGAAGGTGTCACGGGAGCGCGCAGAGAAGACAATGCGAGAGCGCGTCATCGCCAGTCGTCCCAGTAGTGTCAAGATCCTCGACCGATACAGAGGAATGGCAAGAG GTGAAGGACATCTCACTGGAGGCCACAGGAGCTTTGTGAAGCCAGCGGGACACAATACATGGAAAGATGACCAACCAATCACTGTTGATGAGGGCAAtggaacctcaacccagcacATTATCGTGATGGAG TCTGCAGATACAGAGGCTGCAGGTCTTGGGGTGAAGCAGGAGAGGTCTGAAAGAAAGGAGGACTTACAGCATAGCATAAACATCCAGACTGGAACGGCTGGAGCGCCCCCTATAGCAACGGAGGACTCCACCACCGCCCCAGCGCAGCCCAGAGCCGGCTCAGAGTATTTACCGGTATTTCACCAGATCCAGAGGACGGTTAATTCCCGTGGAGATGGTGACGCACTAGTCACTGGCGTTGATGATCCATCATGTTCTTACAGTACAGAGATGGACCCTGGGAAAATGCCCTTGGCTTTAGAGACACAGACTGATCTGTCTAAAGGGGAATGGAACCGGTACAGCAGTAGTATATACTCTGAAGGGTGCCTAGATAAGAAAGGGGAATGTCTGGTTGTAGATGAGGTAATTGTGAAAGTGGAGGGCGACGCTTCTCTCACATGGAATCCAGATCGTCACCTAGGTGACGGACACTCACAGGGCAGAGATTTCTTAGATTACAGGGAAAGCTTAGAGACAAATCCAAATGTTGCGACCCACTCCCCTGTACACATTCTCAGGGATTGCGACCCAGTGTCCACGTCGATGGGGCCTTCTGATTCACACACCCACGTCCTTTTCAATCAGGTATTGAACGCAAACGACTTGGCTAGAGCCCAGGCTCAGGGAGGCGGAGCCACATCAGGCAATAGTAAAGAGAAACGGTTTCTCTGCATGTTCTGCAACAAAGGCTTCAGCTGCCCCCAGAAGGTGGAGAtacaccagagggtccacacaggggagaaacctttcAGCTGTACCCAATGTCACATGCGCTTCGCTGAGGCTGGcagcctgaagaggcaccagagggtccacacaggggagaaaccctacagctgcccccagtgtgagaagaggttctcccacCAGCACCATCTGAAGAGGCACTTGAAGGTCCACACGGAATAG